One genomic region from Jiangella sp. DSM 45060 encodes:
- a CDS encoding helix-turn-helix transcriptional regulator, translating to MADLDLVTLGRRIRHARKAAGLTLGALAAAVDRAPSLLSQIENGRREPRLTLLQAIATALGVDVADLMKPEPPSHRAALEIALEHAQADPLYSSLGLPHVTAGSTVSTDVLESLVGLHGELRRRATEQAATPEEARRANAGLRRQMRDRGNYFAEIEQVAAGISRAVGHDGGPLTERGVGELTTHLGFTLHRVADLPRATRSVTDLEDRRIYLPSAGRGGHDPRTIVLQTLGHFALGHREPADYADFLRQRVETNYFAAALLMPETAAVGFLQRAKARRELAIDDLRDVFAVSYETAAHRFTNLATHHLGLPVHFMRVGEDGIIYKAYENDDVTFPADVTGAIEGQLVCRFWASRAVFSAPDRYATHHQYTDMGRGTYWCTTHVESTPEGDFAIDVGVPYAHSKWFQGRETTVRATSTCPDPSCCRRPPAALAGRWASRAWPSARVHSHLLAALPPGTFPGVDDTDVYTFLERHSGAATD from the coding sequence ATGGCCGATCTCGACCTCGTTACTCTGGGCCGCCGCATCCGGCACGCCCGCAAGGCCGCCGGGCTCACGCTCGGCGCGCTCGCGGCCGCCGTCGACCGCGCGCCGTCACTGCTCTCGCAGATCGAGAACGGACGGCGCGAGCCGCGGCTGACGCTGCTGCAGGCCATCGCGACGGCGCTGGGCGTCGACGTCGCCGACCTGATGAAGCCGGAGCCGCCGTCGCACCGGGCGGCGCTGGAGATCGCGCTCGAGCACGCGCAGGCCGACCCGCTGTACTCGTCGCTCGGCCTGCCGCACGTCACGGCGGGCAGCACCGTGTCGACGGACGTGCTCGAGTCGCTGGTCGGGCTGCACGGCGAGCTGCGCCGCCGGGCCACCGAGCAGGCCGCCACTCCCGAGGAGGCGCGCCGGGCGAACGCCGGGCTGCGCCGGCAGATGCGCGACCGCGGCAACTACTTCGCCGAGATCGAGCAGGTCGCGGCCGGCATCTCGCGCGCCGTCGGGCACGACGGCGGGCCGCTCACCGAGCGCGGCGTCGGCGAGCTGACCACCCACCTCGGCTTCACGCTGCACCGCGTCGCCGACCTCCCGCGGGCCACGCGCTCCGTCACCGACCTCGAGGACCGCCGCATCTACCTGCCGTCGGCCGGCCGCGGCGGGCACGACCCCCGGACCATCGTGCTGCAGACGCTCGGGCACTTCGCGCTGGGCCACCGCGAGCCGGCCGACTACGCCGACTTCCTGCGCCAGCGGGTCGAGACCAACTACTTCGCCGCGGCGCTGCTGATGCCCGAGACCGCGGCGGTCGGCTTCCTGCAGCGCGCCAAGGCCCGGCGCGAGCTGGCCATCGACGACCTCCGCGACGTGTTCGCCGTCTCCTACGAGACCGCGGCGCACCGGTTCACCAACCTCGCCACCCACCACCTCGGGCTGCCGGTGCACTTCATGCGCGTCGGCGAGGACGGCATCATCTACAAGGCGTACGAGAACGACGACGTCACGTTCCCCGCCGACGTCACCGGCGCCATCGAGGGCCAGCTGGTGTGCCGGTTCTGGGCGTCGCGGGCGGTGTTCTCGGCGCCCGACCGCTACGCCACCCACCACCAGTACACCGACATGGGCCGCGGCACCTACTGGTGCACCACGCACGTCGAGAGCACACCCGAGGGCGACTTCGCCATCGACGTCGGCGTCCCGTACGCCCATTCGAAGTGGTTCCAGGGCCGCGAGACCACCGTCAGGGCCACGTCGACCTGCCCCGATCCGTCCTGCTGCCGCCGTCCACCGGCCGCGCTGGCCGGCCGCTGGGCGAGCCGGGCCTGGCCCAGTGCACGGGTCCACTCCCACCTCCTGGCAGCATTGCCGCCAGGCACGTTTCCAGGGGTCGACGACACCGACGTCTACACCTTCCTGGAACGACACTCCGGAGCCGCAACCGATTAA
- a CDS encoding N-acetylmuramoyl-L-alanine amidase → MTSQPSRRAVLALGAAIVVTPVVTTAANAAGDPVRPVTRLSAAFAAAARRHSVPRDLLVALSYTVTRIDDHAGRPSQAGGYGVMHLISNPSTDTLGTAAALTGHGLDALRTDVAANVDGAAALLRSLADDAGLGAADRRRVDAWYEPVARYSGYADPSVARLEADTVYETLERGLALRAHGETYTVAARAVAPDYGSFATVPTLDQRFSVKTDDYGPARWVAANSGNYRVANRPNDYAIDRVVIHTVQGSYAGCISWFQNPSANVSAHYVVRSSDGEITQMVRNKDVAWHVGNTNNRSIGIEHEGWVNDPAWYTEAMYRSSAALTRHVCDRYGIPRDRTHVIAHSEAPGATHTDPGPNWDWNRYMGYVNGGGEPSWSVIVDNGGAFTASANWVAASAPGQYGSNHRHAQPVLSSDAAWFSANIPAAANYRVEVWYPQDPANNSRTPYLVATTSGNQTVYVDQRSNGGRWVSIGTFALAAGNRPVVGVSRWTSTAGSIEADAVRISR, encoded by the coding sequence GTGACGAGTCAACCCAGCCGACGCGCCGTCCTCGCGCTCGGCGCCGCCATCGTCGTGACGCCCGTGGTCACGACCGCCGCCAACGCCGCCGGCGACCCCGTCCGGCCGGTCACCCGGCTCAGCGCCGCGTTCGCCGCGGCCGCCCGCCGGCACAGCGTCCCGCGCGACCTGCTGGTCGCGCTCTCCTACACCGTCACCCGCATCGACGACCACGCCGGCCGGCCCAGCCAGGCCGGCGGCTACGGCGTCATGCACCTCATCAGCAACCCGTCCACCGACACGCTGGGCACGGCCGCCGCGCTCACCGGCCACGGCCTGGACGCACTCAGGACCGATGTCGCGGCCAACGTCGACGGCGCCGCCGCACTGCTGCGCTCGCTGGCCGACGACGCCGGCCTGGGCGCGGCCGACCGCCGCCGCGTCGACGCCTGGTACGAGCCGGTCGCCCGCTACTCCGGCTACGCCGACCCCTCCGTCGCCCGGCTCGAGGCCGACACCGTCTACGAGACGCTGGAGCGCGGCCTGGCGCTGCGGGCGCACGGCGAGACGTACACCGTCGCCGCCCGGGCCGTCGCCCCCGACTACGGCTCGTTCGCCACCGTCCCCACGCTCGACCAGCGGTTCTCCGTCAAGACCGACGACTACGGCCCGGCCCGCTGGGTGGCCGCCAACTCCGGCAACTACCGCGTCGCCAACCGGCCGAATGACTACGCCATCGATCGCGTTGTCATCCACACCGTCCAGGGGTCGTACGCCGGGTGCATCTCGTGGTTCCAGAACCCGAGCGCGAACGTGTCGGCCCATTACGTCGTCCGCTCGTCCGACGGCGAGATCACGCAGATGGTGCGCAACAAGGATGTCGCCTGGCACGTCGGCAACACCAACAACCGGTCCATCGGCATCGAGCACGAGGGCTGGGTCAACGACCCCGCCTGGTACACCGAGGCCATGTACCGCTCATCGGCCGCTCTGACCCGGCACGTCTGCGACCGCTACGGCATCCCGCGCGACCGCACGCACGTCATCGCGCACAGCGAGGCGCCCGGCGCCACGCACACCGACCCCGGCCCGAACTGGGACTGGAACCGGTACATGGGCTACGTCAACGGCGGCGGCGAGCCGTCGTGGAGCGTCATCGTCGACAACGGCGGCGCGTTCACCGCCAGCGCCAACTGGGTCGCGGCGTCGGCGCCCGGCCAGTACGGCAGCAACCATCGGCACGCCCAGCCGGTGCTCTCCAGCGACGCCGCCTGGTTCAGCGCGAACATCCCGGCGGCCGCGAACTACCGGGTCGAGGTCTGGTACCCGCAGGACCCCGCCAACAACTCCCGCACGCCGTACCTCGTCGCCACCACGAGCGGCAACCAGACGGTCTACGTCGACCAGCGCAGCAACGGCGGCCGGTGGGTCTCCATCGGCACGTTCGCGCTGGCCGCCGGCAACCGCCCGGTCGTCGGCGTCAGCCGCTGGACGTCGACCGCCGGCTCCATCGAGGCCGACGCCGTCCGCATCTCCCGCTGA
- the aceA gene encoding isocitrate lyase: protein MTGAAPADRQAAEAAALAEQWATDPRWSGVRRTYTAEDVVRLRGTVREEHTLARRGAERLWELLHQPEHVAALGAITGNQAVQMVRAGLKAIYLSGWQVAADGNTSGNTYPDQSLYPVNSVPTVVRRINNALLRADEITYAEGADPGFDWLAPIVADAEAGFGGPLNAYELAKALIAAGAAGVHYEDQLASEKKCGHLGGKVLVPTAQHIRTLNAARLAADVAGVPAIVVARTDALAAELITSDVDPTDQPFLTGERTAEGFYRTRSGVEPVLARALAYAPYADLLWVETGTPDLALARKVAETVREQYPDKMLAYNCSPSFNWKAHLDDAEIETFQRDLADLGYRFQFITLAGFHQLNYGMFDLARRYAESAMTAYVDLQQREFAAERLGYTATKHQREVGTGYFDLVSTALNPDSDTLALKGSTEEEQF, encoded by the coding sequence ATGACCGGCGCCGCGCCGGCGGACCGTCAGGCCGCCGAGGCCGCCGCCCTCGCCGAGCAGTGGGCGACCGACCCGCGCTGGTCCGGCGTGCGCCGCACCTACACCGCCGAGGACGTCGTGCGACTGCGCGGCACCGTCCGCGAGGAGCACACGCTGGCCCGCCGCGGCGCCGAGCGGCTGTGGGAGCTGCTGCACCAGCCGGAGCACGTGGCCGCGCTGGGCGCGATCACCGGCAACCAGGCGGTGCAGATGGTGCGGGCCGGGCTCAAGGCGATCTACCTGTCCGGCTGGCAGGTCGCGGCCGATGGCAACACGTCCGGCAACACCTACCCGGACCAGAGCCTCTACCCGGTCAACTCGGTGCCGACGGTGGTCCGCCGCATCAACAACGCGCTGCTGCGCGCCGACGAGATCACCTACGCCGAGGGCGCCGACCCCGGGTTCGACTGGCTGGCCCCGATCGTCGCCGACGCCGAGGCCGGGTTCGGCGGGCCGCTGAACGCGTACGAGCTGGCCAAGGCGCTGATCGCGGCCGGCGCGGCGGGCGTGCACTACGAGGACCAGTTGGCGTCGGAGAAGAAGTGCGGTCACCTCGGCGGGAAGGTGCTGGTGCCGACGGCGCAGCACATCCGCACGCTCAACGCGGCGCGGCTGGCGGCCGACGTCGCGGGCGTCCCGGCGATCGTCGTGGCCCGCACCGACGCCCTGGCCGCCGAGCTGATCACCAGCGACGTCGACCCGACCGACCAGCCGTTCCTCACCGGCGAGCGGACCGCCGAGGGGTTCTACCGGACCCGCTCCGGCGTCGAGCCCGTCCTGGCCCGCGCGCTGGCCTACGCGCCGTACGCCGACCTGCTGTGGGTCGAGACCGGCACGCCGGACCTCGCGCTGGCCCGCAAGGTCGCCGAGACGGTGCGCGAGCAGTACCCGGACAAGATGCTGGCGTACAACTGCTCGCCGTCGTTCAACTGGAAGGCGCACCTCGACGACGCCGAGATCGAGACCTTCCAGCGCGACCTCGCCGACCTCGGCTACCGCTTCCAGTTCATCACGCTGGCCGGGTTCCACCAGCTCAACTACGGCATGTTCGACCTCGCCCGCCGCTACGCCGAGAGCGCCATGACGGCGTACGTCGACCTGCAGCAGCGCGAGTTCGCCGCCGAGCGGCTGGGCTACACCGCGACGAAGCACCAGCGCGAGGTCGGGACCGGCTACTTCGACCTGGTGTCGACGGCGCTGAACCCGGACAGCGACACGCTCGCCCTCAAGGGGTCCACGGAGGAGGAGCAGTTCTGA
- a CDS encoding metallophosphoesterase, which translates to MRTLTLRCSAALALMASVLVPLGSAAAAAPEAPDGLEGSGTAADPYLIGTEEELVRWAELLNAADAAYTGTKTFRLTDDIALTGANTVPMVRDFDGTLDGAGHTISGYTLEVALPETNPNGFRAGFIVRNDGTIRNLTLDDLEVTCTGDNGTATGPTCAGLVAENYGAIVASAVEGTVTAPGMEKVAGIAGASFGGTIRDVAFTGAVTGSFMPAGVVSYGNNAATIERAVVDADLVATSTKPAAGRTTQQGNDAGLVIAYPNNVTIRSSVVTGGSISYAYPGGTPGFYGRISGYDGFSRTLSGNHAYADVLINGVAVTGTATDQQGQDTDAATLRDPGFYASLGFDLETVWQLDETTGVPVLRDPVETEPVPPLSGAGTAADPYLIGTEDEFHHWSALVNDRANLEHSGARYYRITADIALTRPFTMVNQFRGNLDGTGHTVSGLVVTGDLSTRNVVAMIAENSGVVENLVLDGVDVTMTGDRGPITGPTAAGLVGRNLSGGLVQSVAVTGSVEARGAEKAAGLVGENLGGVIRDCSFEGDVTANLMAAGVAGYNNGNGSVQRCLVDADVTTVSTQPVQGRDEQRGNDAGLLLAYPNTGSVQASVAYGGSISYAYPGVTPGFYGRISGYDGYSRLLRDNLANTAVTINGATVSGQAGDQNGADRSAEQLADRATYEALGWDFGYTWGWDADRSRPVLSYADTSMRPDRVTVTFHGDARTRRGFTWYTSAEAAEPVVRLSTSPDLTDAVEIAAEPLARAGAVRHQAVADGLTPGTTYYYRVGDAASGNFSPTGTFRTAGDGDDAFSFVALTDTQSQSEAEAQLSAETMAKSLAAVPDAAFMLHSGDVVERGTDESMWQDLLNQAGGSLMATTIAPAAGNHDTGGEAFVDHFNVERNGDTTDGSYYSYDYGSAHFAVLNTNEDAAQAVSPEQLDWLRADVTAARAAGAEWVIVNLHKGPYTTAVHVDDPEVVRLRETLVPLMDELDVDLVFQGHDHIYARTRQLDHDPEGVANATVVETTRYTELVGGKRIEYTLDTEGIRYLLPNTAGAKHYDQNTNPDGLDMGAYLGLFDRSDQGRTSAADERDAQYFAEVSIDGGMLDVVMYQIKDRAQPFALEGFGIDREVQPVIDQIAALPEPGRATDADRPAVAAARTAYDALTRGQRSAVADAGRLAELERELATSGGAVPWHVDGADGRQSVAVRNTTDADVTDQPVLLRLDAVPAGTAPGALRLLDAAGHPVPFEVEHWDPAGRTTVWARVARIGAGAAAHLWAYYGVAPEANDPADVWRGDHLLVEHFARSAEPGAVLTDSTGRSTGTVEGAGLVASTGPRGTRTADFAGTKISYDDVGAGLDRITVSAVVTVAGEQSQDLAAIIAKDLLGDGAGDTFRLSLDASDRRLLAAHVGTWYQSSATTRRASEGGTELPADGEPHLVTLTYDGMTFAAYLDGELIHQNFAEYRTTLSDPDTPTSIGAFSDPGIVRGAFTGTLDEVQLTGASTSPALEEFRYAAWFGDAVGYGDVEPRDGSVGLTVSYPQDGAAVEAGPVTVSGVVTQDVTLTATVGGQRHELGDVPAGEFRVDVPVYVPGEQEVELTASAEDGDATATLPLEVTDTAAPARPELDDTAVDGIVAIGHDPAELSAEVEAGTAEATSVRFMRSQSIELDAKQVTMRSGTTEASLPDDLLPADGTESAEPFAATSGEGVTPYQIFDVALTPQQARAESYRFTWTGSAEREVTGYYWDHAAGAWVKAGTAYGPDGAEASMDLVVPRSAANGRTVTVLLWRGLGTPVAGRSSYVPSAGQFDFSYALIPDTQLYTQSTPEIFRRQTEHIAEQAEENKTVMALHLGDVVNRPWLSEEYQWEAADAAMDVLDEADVPYAITWGNHDYDNGTNSRVLYDRWFSAERLRESAGELWGDSRGIDDAYYLMEQDGAEIMVLSVGFWASDADLAWAADAIEAHPDHSVILLTHSYTGSPGGLSGEGGRIRDALVAPYENVKLILSGHVSGVGLHYESIDGRPVYGVLQDYQGMPFGGFGFLRHMKVDVENDLIYFNTYSPYTGETTSPYGNRQMTVPGTYYQTDADNFAIPVDLGGTSQRTLTTSSLLLATAEDVALGEPVELTGAGTATLDLESVLDLRPRTTVRWYAVLTDAAGNRTVSDQRSFAVERYRPGLPRP; encoded by the coding sequence TTGAGAACGCTCACCCTGCGGTGCTCCGCAGCGCTGGCCCTGATGGCGTCCGTGCTGGTCCCGCTCGGCAGCGCCGCGGCAGCGGCGCCGGAGGCACCGGACGGCCTGGAAGGCAGCGGCACCGCGGCCGACCCGTACCTCATCGGCACCGAGGAGGAGCTGGTCCGCTGGGCCGAGCTGCTCAACGCCGCCGACGCCGCCTACACGGGGACGAAGACCTTCCGGCTCACCGACGACATCGCGCTGACCGGCGCGAACACCGTCCCGATGGTCCGCGACTTCGACGGCACGCTGGACGGCGCCGGCCACACCATCAGCGGCTACACGCTGGAGGTCGCGCTGCCGGAGACGAACCCGAACGGCTTCCGGGCCGGGTTCATCGTGCGCAACGACGGCACCATCCGGAACCTCACGCTCGACGACCTCGAGGTCACCTGCACCGGCGACAACGGGACGGCGACCGGCCCGACCTGTGCCGGCCTGGTCGCGGAGAACTACGGCGCCATCGTGGCCAGCGCGGTCGAGGGCACCGTGACGGCGCCGGGCATGGAGAAGGTGGCCGGCATCGCGGGCGCCAGCTTCGGCGGCACCATCCGCGACGTCGCGTTCACCGGCGCGGTGACGGGCAGCTTCATGCCCGCCGGCGTCGTCTCGTACGGCAACAACGCCGCGACGATCGAGCGCGCCGTCGTCGACGCCGACCTGGTCGCCACCTCGACGAAGCCGGCGGCCGGCCGGACGACTCAGCAGGGCAACGACGCCGGCCTCGTCATCGCCTACCCGAACAACGTGACGATCCGCAGCAGCGTCGTCACCGGCGGCTCGATCAGCTACGCCTATCCGGGCGGCACGCCGGGCTTCTACGGCCGCATCTCCGGCTACGACGGGTTCAGCCGCACCCTGAGCGGCAACCACGCGTACGCCGACGTGCTGATCAACGGCGTCGCGGTGACCGGCACGGCGACGGACCAGCAGGGCCAGGACACCGACGCCGCGACGCTGCGCGACCCCGGCTTCTACGCCTCGCTCGGCTTCGACCTGGAGACGGTCTGGCAGCTGGACGAGACCACCGGAGTGCCCGTGCTGCGAGACCCGGTCGAGACCGAGCCGGTCCCGCCGCTGTCCGGCGCGGGCACCGCCGCCGACCCGTATCTCATCGGCACCGAGGACGAGTTCCACCACTGGTCCGCGCTGGTCAACGACCGGGCGAACCTCGAGCACTCCGGCGCCCGCTACTACCGCATCACCGCGGACATCGCCCTGACCCGGCCGTTCACCATGGTCAACCAGTTCCGCGGCAACCTCGACGGGACCGGGCACACGGTCAGCGGGCTGGTCGTCACCGGGGACCTGTCCACCCGCAACGTCGTCGCGATGATCGCGGAGAACTCCGGCGTCGTCGAGAACCTGGTGCTCGACGGCGTCGATGTCACCATGACCGGCGACCGCGGGCCGATCACCGGCCCGACCGCCGCCGGCCTCGTCGGCCGCAACCTCAGCGGCGGCCTGGTCCAGTCGGTCGCCGTCACCGGCAGCGTCGAGGCACGGGGCGCGGAGAAGGCGGCCGGGCTGGTCGGCGAGAACCTCGGCGGCGTGATCCGCGACTGCTCGTTCGAGGGCGACGTCACCGCCAACCTCATGGCCGCGGGCGTCGCGGGCTACAACAACGGCAACGGCTCGGTGCAGCGCTGCCTCGTCGACGCCGACGTCACGACGGTGTCGACGCAGCCCGTCCAGGGCCGCGACGAGCAGCGCGGCAACGACGCGGGCCTGCTGCTGGCCTACCCGAACACCGGCTCGGTGCAGGCCAGCGTCGCCTACGGCGGCTCGATCAGCTACGCCTACCCGGGCGTCACGCCGGGCTTCTACGGCCGCATCTCCGGCTACGACGGGTACAGCCGGCTGCTGCGCGACAATCTCGCCAACACCGCCGTCACGATCAACGGCGCGACGGTGTCGGGCCAGGCCGGCGACCAGAACGGCGCCGACCGCAGCGCCGAGCAGCTGGCCGACCGTGCGACATACGAGGCGCTGGGCTGGGACTTCGGCTACACGTGGGGCTGGGACGCGGACCGGTCGCGGCCGGTGCTCAGCTACGCCGACACCTCGATGCGGCCGGACCGCGTCACCGTGACGTTCCACGGCGACGCGCGGACCCGCCGCGGGTTCACCTGGTACACCAGCGCCGAGGCGGCCGAGCCGGTCGTGCGGCTGAGCACGTCACCCGACCTCACCGACGCCGTCGAGATCGCCGCCGAGCCATTGGCCCGCGCCGGCGCCGTCCGGCACCAGGCGGTCGCTGACGGCCTGACGCCGGGCACGACCTACTACTACCGGGTCGGCGACGCCGCCTCGGGCAACTTCAGCCCCACCGGCACGTTCCGGACCGCGGGCGACGGCGACGACGCGTTCTCGTTCGTCGCGCTGACCGACACCCAGTCGCAGAGCGAGGCCGAGGCGCAGCTGTCCGCCGAGACGATGGCGAAGTCGCTGGCCGCCGTCCCGGACGCCGCGTTCATGCTGCACAGCGGCGACGTCGTCGAGCGGGGCACCGACGAGTCGATGTGGCAGGACCTGCTGAACCAGGCCGGCGGCAGTCTGATGGCGACGACGATCGCGCCGGCCGCGGGCAACCACGACACCGGCGGCGAGGCGTTCGTCGACCACTTCAACGTCGAGCGCAACGGCGACACGACCGACGGCAGCTACTACTCCTACGACTACGGCAGCGCGCACTTCGCCGTCCTCAACACCAACGAGGACGCCGCGCAGGCGGTCTCGCCGGAGCAGCTGGACTGGCTGCGCGCCGATGTCACGGCGGCCCGCGCGGCCGGCGCGGAGTGGGTGATCGTCAACCTGCACAAGGGCCCGTACACCACCGCCGTGCACGTCGACGATCCCGAGGTCGTGCGGCTGCGCGAGACGCTGGTGCCGCTGATGGACGAGCTCGACGTCGACCTCGTCTTCCAGGGCCACGACCACATCTACGCACGCACGCGGCAGCTGGACCACGACCCCGAGGGCGTCGCGAACGCGACCGTCGTCGAGACCACCCGCTACACCGAGCTGGTCGGAGGCAAGCGGATCGAGTACACGCTCGACACCGAGGGCATCCGCTACCTGCTGCCCAACACGGCCGGTGCGAAGCACTACGACCAGAACACCAACCCGGACGGCCTGGACATGGGCGCCTACCTCGGCCTGTTCGACCGCTCCGACCAGGGTCGCACGTCGGCCGCCGACGAGCGCGACGCGCAGTACTTCGCCGAGGTGAGCATCGACGGCGGCATGCTCGACGTCGTCATGTACCAGATCAAGGACCGCGCGCAGCCGTTCGCGCTGGAGGGCTTCGGCATCGACCGTGAGGTCCAGCCGGTGATCGACCAGATCGCGGCGCTGCCGGAGCCGGGCCGGGCCACCGACGCCGACCGGCCCGCCGTCGCCGCGGCCCGGACCGCGTACGACGCGCTCACCCGCGGCCAGCGATCGGCCGTCGCCGACGCCGGCCGGCTGGCCGAGCTGGAGCGCGAGCTGGCCACCTCCGGCGGCGCCGTGCCGTGGCACGTGGACGGCGCAGACGGCCGGCAGAGCGTCGCCGTCCGCAACACCACCGACGCCGACGTCACGGACCAGCCGGTGCTGCTGCGCCTCGACGCGGTGCCGGCCGGCACCGCGCCGGGCGCGCTGCGACTGCTCGATGCCGCCGGGCACCCCGTCCCGTTCGAGGTCGAGCACTGGGACCCGGCCGGCAGGACGACGGTCTGGGCGCGCGTCGCGCGGATCGGCGCGGGCGCGGCCGCACACCTGTGGGCCTACTACGGCGTCGCGCCCGAGGCGAACGACCCGGCCGACGTCTGGCGCGGCGACCACCTGCTGGTCGAGCACTTCGCCCGCTCGGCCGAGCCGGGCGCCGTCCTGACCGACTCGACCGGGCGCAGCACCGGCACCGTCGAGGGCGCCGGCCTGGTCGCCTCGACCGGCCCGCGCGGCACCCGGACGGCCGACTTCGCCGGCACCAAGATCTCCTACGACGACGTCGGCGCCGGGCTGGACCGGATCACCGTCAGCGCCGTCGTCACCGTCGCGGGCGAGCAGTCCCAGGACCTCGCCGCGATCATCGCCAAGGACCTGCTCGGCGACGGCGCGGGCGACACGTTCCGGCTGAGCCTGGACGCGTCGGACCGGCGGCTGCTGGCCGCGCACGTCGGCACCTGGTACCAGTCCAGCGCCACGACCCGGCGCGCCTCGGAGGGCGGGACCGAGCTCCCGGCCGACGGCGAGCCGCACCTGGTGACGCTGACCTACGACGGCATGACCTTCGCCGCCTACCTCGACGGCGAGCTGATCCACCAGAACTTCGCCGAGTACCGCACCACGCTGTCCGACCCGGACACGCCGACCAGCATCGGCGCGTTCTCCGACCCGGGCATCGTCCGCGGCGCCTTCACCGGCACGCTCGACGAGGTCCAGCTCACCGGCGCCAGCACCAGCCCGGCGCTGGAGGAGTTCCGGTACGCCGCCTGGTTCGGCGACGCGGTCGGCTACGGCGACGTCGAGCCGCGCGACGGCAGCGTCGGTCTGACGGTGTCGTACCCGCAGGACGGTGCCGCCGTCGAGGCCGGGCCGGTCACCGTCAGCGGCGTCGTCACGCAGGACGTGACGCTCACCGCGACCGTCGGCGGGCAGCGGCACGAGCTCGGCGACGTCCCGGCCGGCGAGTTCCGGGTCGACGTGCCGGTGTACGTGCCGGGCGAGCAGGAGGTCGAGCTGACCGCGTCGGCCGAGGACGGCGACGCGACCGCGACGCTCCCGCTGGAGGTCACCGACACCGCGGCGCCGGCCCGGCCGGAGCTGGACGACACCGCCGTCGACGGGATCGTCGCCATCGGACACGACCCGGCCGAGCTCAGCGCCGAGGTCGAGGCGGGCACGGCCGAGGCGACGTCGGTGCGGTTCATGCGCAGCCAGTCGATCGAGCTGGACGCGAAGCAGGTGACGATGCGCTCGGGCACCACCGAGGCCTCGCTGCCCGACGACCTGCTGCCGGCCGACGGCACGGAGTCGGCCGAGCCGTTCGCCGCCACGTCGGGCGAGGGCGTCACCCCGTACCAGATCTTCGACGTCGCGCTGACCCCGCAGCAGGCCCGGGCGGAGTCGTACCGGTTCACCTGGACCGGGTCGGCCGAGCGCGAGGTCACCGGGTACTACTGGGATCACGCCGCCGGCGCCTGGGTGAAGGCGGGCACGGCGTACGGGCCGGACGGCGCGGAGGCGTCGATGGACCTCGTCGTGCCGCGGTCCGCGGCGAACGGGCGGACGGTGACCGTGCTGCTCTGGCGCGGGCTCGGCACGCCGGTCGCGGGCCGGTCCAGCTACGTCCCGAGCGCCGGGCAGTTCGACTTCTCCTACGCGCTGATCCCGGACACCCAGCTCTACACGCAGAGCACGCCGGAGATCTTCCGGCGGCAGACCGAGCACATCGCCGAGCAGGCCGAGGAGAACAAGACGGTGATGGCGCTGCACCTGGGTGACGTGGTGAACCGGCCGTGGCTGTCCGAGGAGTACCAGTGGGAGGCCGCCGACGCCGCGATGGACGTGCTCGACGAGGCGGACGTGCCGTACGCGATCACGTGGGGCAACCACGACTACGACAACGGCACCAACAGCCGCGTCCTCTACGATCGCTGGTTCTCCGCCGAGCGGCTGCGCGAGAGCGCCGGTGAGCTGTGGGGCGACTCGCGCGGTATCGACGACGCGTACTACCTGATGGAGCAGGACGGCGCCGAGATCATGGTGCTCTCCGTGGGCTTCTGGGCGAGCGACGCCGACCTGGCCTGGGCGGCGGACGCGATCGAGGCGCACCCGGACCACTCCGTGATCCTGCTGACGCACTCCTACACCGGCTCGCCCGGCGGGCTCTCCGGCGAGGGCGGGCGGATCCGCGACGCTCTGGTCGCGCCGTACGAGAACGTCAAGCTGATCCTGAGCGGCCACGTGTCCGGCGTCGGCCTGCACTACGAGTCGATCGACGGGCGGCCGGTGTACGGCGTGCTGCAGGACTACCAGGGCATGCCGTTCGGCGGGTTCGGGTTCCTGCGGCACATGAAGGTGGACGTCGAGAACGACCTGATCTACTTCAACACCTACTCGCCGTACACGGGCGAGACGACGTCGCCGTACGGGAACCGGCAGATGACCGTGCCCGGGACGTACTACCAGACCGACGCGGACAACTTCGCCATCCCGGTGGACCTCGGCGGCACGTCGCAGCGGACGCTGACGACGTCGTCGCTGCTGCTGGCGACGGCGGAGGACGTGGCGCTGGGCGAGCCGGTCGAGCTGACCGGCGCGGGGACCGCGACGCTGGACCTGGAGTCGGTGCTCGACCTCAGGCCGCGGACGACGGTGCGGTGGTACGCGGTCCTGACCGACGCGGCCGGCAACCGCACGGTCAGCGATCAGCGCTCGTTCGCCGTCGAGCGGTACCGGCCGGGGCTCCCGCGGCCCTGA